A window of the Gemmatirosa kalamazoonensis genome harbors these coding sequences:
- a CDS encoding BlaI/MecI/CopY family transcriptional regulator, translating to MTDRTLGERELDVMGVLWSLGSGTVAEVRDRLPASLAYTTVLTILRNLEAKGFVRHDAEGKAHRYSPLVAHAAARRSALQRLVDKLFHGSAELLVAELVRDRALDADEVARLARTLRDTDTSTRPAGRRTRRSP from the coding sequence ATGACCGATCGTACGCTCGGCGAACGGGAGCTCGACGTGATGGGCGTGCTCTGGAGCCTCGGGTCCGGCACGGTCGCGGAGGTGCGCGACCGGCTCCCTGCCTCCCTCGCCTACACCACCGTGCTCACCATCCTCCGCAACCTCGAGGCGAAGGGGTTCGTGCGCCACGACGCGGAGGGCAAGGCGCACCGCTACTCGCCGCTCGTCGCGCACGCCGCGGCGCGACGCTCCGCGCTGCAGCGCCTCGTCGACAAGCTGTTCCACGGATCGGCCGAGCTGCTCGTGGCGGAGCTCGTGCGCGACCGCGCGCTCGACGCCGACGAGGTGGCCCGCCTCGCGCGCACGCTGCGCGACACCGACACGTCGACGCGCCCCGCCGGACGCCGCACGCGGAGGTCGCCGTGA
- a CDS encoding RNA polymerase sigma factor translates to MTDAEIVSRIMGGDVDAYAILVTRYRPRLSRYALRMLGNREDAQEALQDAFIRAYRAIGRCDDPERFGSWLFSILVNRCRTAGARSTRRARTFVSDEVATRSAAESHPAEQTAWREEIERALAQLDSDQREAFLLKHVEGLSYEEMAEITGAGVSALKMRVKRACDRLRGLLQEAYSA, encoded by the coding sequence ATGACGGACGCGGAGATCGTCTCACGCATCATGGGCGGGGACGTCGACGCCTACGCGATTCTGGTCACGCGCTATCGGCCGCGGCTCTCGCGGTACGCGCTGCGCATGCTCGGCAATCGCGAAGACGCGCAGGAAGCGTTGCAGGACGCCTTCATCCGGGCCTACCGGGCGATCGGGCGATGCGACGATCCGGAACGATTCGGGTCGTGGCTGTTCAGCATCCTCGTGAACCGGTGCCGCACGGCGGGAGCGCGGTCGACGCGGAGAGCGCGGACGTTCGTCTCCGACGAGGTGGCGACACGGTCGGCAGCGGAATCGCATCCGGCCGAGCAGACGGCCTGGCGGGAAGAGATCGAGCGCGCGCTCGCGCAGCTCGACTCGGACCAGCGCGAGGCCTTCCTGCTGAAGCACGTGGAAGGATTGAGCTACGAGGAGATGGCGGAGATCACCGGCGCTGGGGTCTCCGCCTTGAAGATGAGAGTCAAGCGGGCCTGCGACCGACTACGCGGGCTTCTACAGGAGGCCTACAGTGCTTGA
- a CDS encoding S9 family peptidase — protein sequence MTVRLANLALIAVTAAPLGAQATPLTVDRIFRSAELAPQGGPDVRWLKDGRSWVEARRARGGGVDIVRVDAVTGQTTVLVEARALVDADRRPIAIEEIELSPDERKALLFHNSVRVWRSNTRGVYHVVDFDTKMVRPIAVGSTLGGARPTHAADSMAGEALGKEHGGVSGGVPSFVGRGLASGAADPDLQMFAKFSPDSRSVAYVRGNNLWVTDLATGQARQLTTDGSDDVINGTTDWVYEEELGLRDAFRWSPDSKRLAYWRFDQTAVPAYPIVNETEALYPVVSVLRYPKAGTPNSRVTLGVVNADGGPTKWLAVGPDTGQYLARMEWVDVDSVAVQRLVRKQDRLDLMVVSATSGAGRTALTERDSAYVDVEGEAVTWLADGKRFLLRTDRTGWRQYVLYDRSGRAVRQITPDGADYLELAAVDEAAGVAYVLAAAPTPMERQLFRCPLERGSCRRVTTVPGTHAFTVSPNAKYAVDVRSRLSEPPVVELVELPSLRVVRTLEDNAPVAARLAASGVRRPAFLKVPMPDGTQLDAYRIVPPAFDSTRQYPVLMYVYGGPAAPQVNDAWSGTRFLWHEMLAEKGYVVMVVDNRGAAWRGREFRKLTQYQLGVRESQDQIDAAKWIGRQPWADASRIGLWGWSYGGYMTALTLSRGGSVFKAGMSVAPVVDMRYYDTIYTERFMWTPQENADGYRRSSVLTYLGGMTARFLLAYGTGDDNVHPQNSIVLANALVAANKPFSMLLYPNRTHSISGGNAQPHLFESLTRFVLENL from the coding sequence ATGACCGTCAGACTCGCCAATCTCGCCCTCATCGCCGTCACCGCCGCGCCGTTAGGCGCGCAGGCCACCCCCCTCACGGTCGACCGCATCTTCCGCAGCGCCGAGCTCGCGCCGCAGGGCGGCCCCGACGTGCGATGGCTCAAGGATGGCCGGTCGTGGGTGGAGGCGCGCCGCGCGCGCGGCGGCGGCGTCGACATCGTACGCGTCGACGCGGTCACCGGGCAGACCACGGTGCTCGTCGAGGCGAGGGCGCTCGTCGACGCGGACCGTCGGCCGATCGCGATCGAGGAGATCGAGCTGTCGCCGGACGAGCGAAAGGCGCTGCTCTTTCACAACTCGGTGCGCGTGTGGCGCAGTAACACGCGGGGCGTCTACCACGTCGTCGACTTCGACACGAAGATGGTGCGGCCGATCGCCGTCGGCTCCACGCTCGGCGGCGCGCGACCGACGCACGCGGCGGACTCGATGGCGGGCGAGGCGCTCGGCAAGGAGCACGGCGGGGTGAGCGGCGGCGTGCCGAGCTTCGTCGGGCGCGGGCTCGCGAGCGGCGCGGCCGACCCCGACCTGCAGATGTTCGCGAAGTTCTCGCCCGACAGCCGCTCGGTGGCGTACGTGCGCGGCAACAACCTGTGGGTCACCGATCTCGCGACGGGGCAGGCGCGCCAGCTCACCACCGACGGCTCGGACGACGTCATCAACGGCACCACCGACTGGGTGTACGAGGAGGAGCTCGGCCTGCGCGACGCGTTCCGCTGGAGCCCGGACTCGAAGCGGCTGGCGTACTGGCGCTTCGATCAGACGGCGGTGCCGGCGTACCCGATCGTGAACGAGACCGAGGCGCTGTATCCGGTGGTGAGCGTGCTCCGCTACCCGAAGGCCGGGACGCCGAACTCGCGCGTCACGTTAGGCGTCGTGAATGCCGACGGTGGCCCCACGAAGTGGCTCGCCGTCGGCCCCGACACCGGCCAGTATCTCGCGCGCATGGAGTGGGTGGATGTCGACTCCGTCGCCGTGCAGCGGCTCGTGCGCAAGCAGGACCGGCTCGACCTGATGGTGGTGAGCGCGACGAGCGGCGCCGGGCGCACCGCGCTCACCGAGCGCGACTCCGCGTACGTGGACGTGGAAGGGGAGGCGGTGACGTGGCTCGCCGACGGCAAACGCTTCCTGCTGCGCACCGACCGCACCGGCTGGCGACAGTACGTGCTGTACGATCGGAGCGGCCGCGCCGTCAGGCAGATCACGCCCGACGGGGCGGACTACCTGGAGCTCGCCGCGGTCGACGAGGCGGCGGGCGTGGCGTACGTGCTCGCCGCCGCGCCGACGCCGATGGAGCGTCAGCTGTTCCGCTGCCCGCTCGAGCGCGGGAGCTGCCGGCGCGTGACGACGGTGCCCGGCACGCACGCGTTCACCGTCTCGCCGAACGCGAAGTATGCGGTCGACGTCCGGTCGCGCCTGTCGGAGCCGCCGGTGGTCGAGCTGGTGGAGCTGCCGTCGCTGCGCGTCGTGCGCACGCTCGAGGACAACGCGCCGGTGGCGGCGCGGCTCGCGGCGTCGGGCGTCCGGCGCCCCGCGTTCCTGAAGGTCCCGATGCCCGACGGCACCCAGCTCGACGCGTACCGCATCGTGCCGCCGGCGTTCGACTCCACGCGGCAGTACCCGGTGCTGATGTACGTCTACGGCGGCCCAGCCGCGCCGCAGGTGAACGACGCGTGGAGCGGCACGCGCTTCCTGTGGCACGAGATGCTGGCGGAGAAGGGCTACGTCGTGATGGTGGTGGACAACCGCGGCGCGGCGTGGCGCGGGCGCGAGTTCCGCAAGCTCACGCAGTACCAGCTCGGCGTGCGCGAGTCGCAGGACCAGATCGACGCGGCGAAGTGGATCGGCCGACAGCCGTGGGCCGACGCATCGCGCATCGGGCTGTGGGGGTGGAGCTACGGCGGCTACATGACGGCGCTCACGCTCTCGCGCGGCGGGTCGGTGTTCAAGGCCGGCATGTCCGTCGCGCCGGTGGTCGACATGCGCTACTACGACACGATCTACACCGAGCGCTTCATGTGGACGCCGCAGGAGAACGCCGACGGCTACCGCCGCTCCTCGGTGCTCACGTATCTGGGCGGCATGACGGCGCGCTTCCTCCTCGCGTACGGCACGGGCGACGACAACGTGCATCCCCAGAACTCGATCGTGCTGGCGAACGCGCTGGTGGCGGCGAACAAGCCGTTCTCGATGCTGTTGTATCCGAACCGCACGCACTCGATCTCCGGCGGCAACGCGCAGCCGCACCTGTTCGAGTCGCTCACCCGCTTCGTGCTCGAGAACCTATGA
- a CDS encoding glycogen-binding domain-containing protein — MSRRSRVGAWLGGAAAAVVTFPIESSPLAAQHAQVTGSLDVGAASVAYDEFLRSSVATLSPAFRVEAGRASFVARGAYSQFLETGNYSFEGTLAASVMSPAVWKARGELFATASNTRYSRLGDSAATNLLAVGRVHIAEADRGLWLGTGFGVVTQGFNLPDDLVQADVGGWWRSGEATLTAQALPTRVGSLKYADFIVGARWSPPRAEVTATAGYRQGAVSTGVSRWAEIGGTYWLMSHLALIGGAGVFPTELWRGLPGGRYASAAVRIATHAPRASDPARVAELTQPYELGRLRPSASAAQFTVLTEPNGTRTLRLRAPGATAVELIGDFTDWLPTPLVSSGNGTFTLNVFLSPGIHRVNVRLDGGPWVAPPGISKVRDAYGGEVGLLVVQ; from the coding sequence GTGTCGCGTCGATCGCGTGTCGGCGCGTGGCTCGGCGGCGCCGCAGCGGCCGTCGTGACCTTCCCGATCGAGTCGAGCCCACTCGCGGCGCAGCACGCGCAGGTCACCGGATCGCTCGACGTCGGCGCGGCCAGCGTCGCCTACGACGAGTTCCTCCGGTCGAGCGTGGCCACGCTGAGCCCCGCGTTCCGCGTCGAGGCCGGGCGCGCGAGCTTCGTCGCGCGCGGCGCGTACAGCCAGTTCCTCGAGACGGGGAACTACAGCTTCGAGGGGACGCTCGCCGCGTCGGTGATGTCCCCCGCCGTCTGGAAGGCGCGCGGCGAGCTGTTCGCCACCGCATCGAACACGCGCTACAGCCGGCTCGGCGACTCCGCGGCCACGAACCTGCTCGCCGTCGGACGCGTGCACATCGCGGAGGCGGACCGCGGGCTCTGGCTCGGCACGGGATTCGGCGTCGTCACGCAGGGGTTCAACCTCCCGGACGACCTCGTCCAGGCCGACGTCGGCGGATGGTGGCGCTCCGGCGAGGCGACGCTCACCGCGCAGGCGCTGCCGACGCGGGTGGGCTCGCTGAAGTACGCCGACTTCATCGTCGGCGCGCGCTGGTCGCCGCCACGCGCCGAGGTGACGGCGACGGCGGGCTACCGTCAGGGCGCGGTCTCCACGGGCGTGTCGCGGTGGGCCGAGATCGGGGGCACGTACTGGCTCATGTCGCACCTCGCCCTCATCGGCGGCGCTGGCGTCTTCCCAACGGAGCTGTGGCGCGGGCTGCCCGGCGGCCGCTACGCGTCGGCCGCGGTACGCATCGCGACGCACGCGCCGCGCGCCTCGGATCCGGCGCGGGTCGCGGAGCTCACGCAGCCCTACGAGCTCGGTCGACTGCGGCCGAGCGCGAGCGCCGCGCAGTTCACCGTTCTGACCGAGCCGAACGGCACGCGCACGCTACGGCTGCGCGCACCCGGCGCGACGGCGGTGGAGCTGATCGGCGACTTCACGGACTGGCTTCCGACGCCGCTCGTGTCGTCGGGCAACGGCACGTTCACGCTGAACGTGTTCCTCTCACCGGGCATCCACCGCGTGAACGTTCGCCTCGACGGCGGGCCATGGGTCGCGCCGCCGGGGATCTCCAAGGTGCGCGACGCTTACGGCGGGGAGGTGGGTCTGCTCGTCGTGCAATGA
- a CDS encoding isoamylase early set domain-containing protein, whose translation MLEDEGVDATIERMAIALRRPEDLGPGIDRGVMAAIRAAPLMVAAAPRVSRAPSKWAWLVRPRPVRFSVSPLGALAAAGIAIVAALFGLRREQPSVRVAEDLRHTGEFPRATGEFPAISKGKPAPDTVFVTKFYIVAPGAKQVALVGDFNDWDQAKTKLTPVKNGNGLWSIDVQLPPGVYSYAFLIDGEWKADPRAPRVAGDDFGRPSSIVTVAREGMST comes from the coding sequence GTGCTTGAGGACGAGGGGGTCGACGCGACGATCGAGCGGATGGCGATCGCGCTGCGTCGGCCAGAGGACCTGGGACCCGGGATCGACCGCGGGGTGATGGCGGCGATCCGTGCCGCGCCGCTCATGGTGGCAGCGGCGCCGCGCGTGTCCCGTGCGCCGAGCAAGTGGGCGTGGCTGGTTCGCCCGCGCCCGGTGCGATTCAGCGTGTCGCCGCTCGGCGCGCTCGCCGCGGCGGGGATCGCGATCGTCGCCGCGCTGTTCGGGCTGCGCCGCGAGCAGCCGAGCGTCCGCGTGGCCGAGGATCTTCGCCACACCGGCGAGTTCCCGCGCGCCACCGGCGAGTTCCCCGCCATCTCGAAGGGGAAGCCGGCGCCCGACACGGTGTTCGTCACGAAGTTCTACATCGTCGCGCCCGGCGCCAAGCAGGTCGCCCTCGTCGGCGACTTCAACGACTGGGATCAGGCGAAGACGAAGCTCACGCCGGTCAAGAACGGCAACGGCCTGTGGTCCATCGACGTCCAGCTGCCGCCGGGCGTCTATTCGTACGCGTTTCTCATCGACGGCGAGTGGAAGGCCGACCCGCGCGCACCCCGCGTGGCGGGCGACGACTTCGGCCGTCCCAGCTCCATCGTCACGGTCGCCCGTGAGGGGATGAGCACATGA
- a CDS encoding M56 family metallopeptidase: MIALWMLAATLVAVALGLAAAAAEHVARMWRRPARHAWTVALLGALLLPTAAALLGRARPAPAPGAAAASADPTMPVRLATIVVRAEYAPRLAARLAPLDRPLGATWLALAALALALVARGASGLARARRSWRAHEVDGTPVLVTDDVGPAVVGLRRPAIVLPEWALALDAPLRALVVRHEQEHVRARDPLHLALGALGIVLMPWNPGVWWQLRRLRAALEIDCDARVLAAQGAHRDVSRYGLLLLAVAQRRATASPLHGLAGAPALAESTSDLSRRIHAMRSPVPENRVLRTVLGTVAAAAAVALAAAACAGSRDALSPNAAPRQKAIEADKPVPTTASADSAHRGAANPPGVRTLDVVRADEAVDASSAPRPVTQPRSADAMKQSGPPQVVNGPYFEFQVEKPVAPAPGNMGPRYPDELRAAKVEGTVYAAFVVDTTGLPIMDTFKVMKSDHPLFTQAVRTALAEMKFVPAMVGDRKVKQLVQAPFQFSLSK, from the coding sequence GTGATCGCGCTGTGGATGCTCGCGGCGACGCTCGTCGCCGTCGCGCTGGGCCTCGCTGCCGCGGCCGCGGAGCACGTGGCGCGGATGTGGCGCCGCCCGGCGCGTCACGCGTGGACCGTCGCGCTGCTCGGCGCGCTGCTGCTGCCCACCGCCGCGGCGCTGCTCGGACGCGCGCGCCCCGCGCCGGCGCCCGGTGCCGCCGCGGCCTCCGCCGACCCGACGATGCCCGTGCGCCTCGCGACGATCGTGGTGCGCGCGGAGTACGCCCCGCGACTCGCCGCGCGCCTCGCGCCGCTCGACCGACCGCTCGGCGCGACGTGGCTCGCGCTCGCCGCGCTCGCGCTGGCGCTCGTCGCTCGCGGCGCGTCGGGGCTCGCGCGCGCCCGTCGCTCGTGGCGCGCGCACGAGGTGGACGGCACGCCGGTGCTCGTCACCGACGACGTCGGCCCCGCGGTCGTCGGGCTGCGTCGGCCGGCCATCGTGCTCCCGGAGTGGGCGCTCGCGCTCGATGCACCGCTGCGCGCGCTCGTCGTGCGCCACGAGCAGGAGCACGTCCGCGCCCGCGACCCGCTGCACCTCGCGCTCGGTGCGTTAGGCATCGTGCTCATGCCGTGGAACCCGGGCGTGTGGTGGCAGCTGCGCCGCCTGCGCGCGGCGCTCGAGATCGACTGCGACGCCCGCGTGCTGGCCGCGCAGGGCGCGCACCGCGACGTCTCGCGCTACGGGCTGCTGCTGCTCGCCGTCGCCCAGCGGCGCGCGACCGCCAGCCCGCTCCATGGCCTCGCGGGCGCCCCCGCGCTCGCCGAATCCACGTCCGACCTGTCACGGAGGATCCACGCCATGCGCTCGCCCGTCCCCGAGAACCGCGTCCTGCGCACCGTGTTAGGCACCGTCGCCGCGGCCGCCGCCGTCGCGCTCGCGGCCGCCGCGTGCGCCGGCTCGCGCGACGCCCTGTCGCCGAACGCGGCGCCGCGCCAGAAGGCGATCGAGGCCGACAAGCCCGTGCCGACGACGGCCTCCGCGGATTCCGCGCACCGCGGGGCGGCCAACCCGCCGGGCGTGCGCACGCTCGACGTCGTGCGCGCCGACGAGGCGGTCGACGCGTCGAGCGCGCCGCGTCCGGTCACGCAGCCGCGCAGTGCCGACGCGATGAAGCAGAGCGGCCCGCCACAGGTCGTGAACGGGCCGTACTTCGAGTTCCAGGTCGAGAAGCCCGTCGCGCCGGCGCCCGGGAACATGGGGCCGCGCTACCCCGACGAGCTGCGCGCGGCGAAGGTCGAGGGCACCGTGTACGCCGCGTTCGTGGTCGACACCACCGGCCTGCCGATCATGGACACGTTCAAGGTCATGAAGTCCGACCACCCGCTGTTCACGCAGGCCGTGAGGACCGCGCTGGCCGAGATGAAGTTCGTGCCGGCGATGGTGGGCGACCGCAAGGTGAAGCAGCTCGTCCAGGCCCCGTTCCAGTTCTCGCTGTCGAAGTGA
- a CDS encoding M14 family metallopeptidase has protein sequence MTNRCVLRAASLSLFLAACGPKGLQTKVDPKAVQGAMAAGRAAAEAGRHAPFPLTRAERTHYMETSRLSDVYMFLDSLARIGAPITELSMGKSAQGADIAFIVASRPWVHTPEEARASGKPVVYVQANIHAGEVEGKEALQMVLRDLALDPRPNVLDSLVLIAVPVYNADGNEAIAPQTINRTEQNGPVLVGTRANAMGLDLNRDYTKAEAPETRASLAAFERWDPDMFVDLHTTDGSYHGYALTYSPSLHPGAPLHAFNQDTLLPELERRVRDRRHVSTFPYGNFVREFNERALTDTVKRGWETYDHRARYGTNYFGLRGKLSVLSEAFSHDPFEKRVESTYAFVRELLSLVAAQGPAIVARTRRPATPNEGVLRARLTTSPRTGPVIAEDVVRLADTMTVTEPGVPRGYRRTGHYRTIDMPIYDRFDPTLRAALPTGGWALGADQERAVRTLRLHGVRVERADSASGDVEAQVFRTDSVVRAPRPFQGHNEVRLEGQWRTDRRRVDAGGFFVPAAQPLALVAQELLEPQSDDGLATWNQLDPFLRVGGDFPIVRLAGVPNGKRMPVP, from the coding sequence ATGACAAACCGCTGCGTGCTGCGTGCTGCGTCCCTCTCGCTGTTCCTCGCGGCGTGCGGGCCGAAGGGGCTCCAGACGAAGGTCGATCCGAAGGCGGTGCAGGGAGCGATGGCCGCGGGACGCGCGGCGGCCGAGGCGGGGCGGCACGCGCCGTTCCCGCTCACGCGCGCCGAGCGCACGCACTACATGGAGACCTCGCGGCTGAGCGACGTCTACATGTTCCTCGACTCGCTCGCCCGCATCGGCGCGCCGATCACCGAGCTGTCGATGGGGAAGTCCGCGCAGGGAGCGGACATCGCGTTCATCGTCGCGTCGCGGCCGTGGGTGCACACGCCGGAGGAGGCGCGCGCGTCGGGCAAGCCGGTCGTCTACGTGCAGGCGAACATCCACGCGGGTGAGGTGGAGGGGAAGGAGGCGCTGCAGATGGTCCTCCGCGACCTCGCGCTCGATCCGCGGCCCAACGTGCTCGACTCGCTCGTGCTGATCGCCGTGCCGGTGTACAACGCCGACGGCAACGAGGCGATCGCGCCGCAGACGATCAATCGCACGGAGCAGAATGGGCCGGTGCTCGTCGGCACGCGCGCGAACGCGATGGGGCTCGATCTGAACCGCGACTACACGAAGGCCGAGGCGCCGGAGACGCGCGCATCGCTCGCCGCGTTCGAGCGGTGGGACCCCGACATGTTCGTCGACCTGCACACGACCGACGGCAGCTATCACGGCTACGCGCTGACCTACTCGCCGTCGCTGCACCCGGGCGCGCCGCTGCACGCGTTCAACCAGGACACGCTGCTGCCGGAGCTGGAGCGGCGGGTGCGCGACCGCCGGCACGTGAGCACGTTCCCGTACGGCAACTTCGTGCGCGAGTTCAACGAGCGCGCGCTCACCGACACGGTGAAGCGCGGCTGGGAGACGTACGACCACCGCGCGCGCTACGGCACGAACTACTTCGGCCTGCGCGGCAAGCTGTCCGTGCTGAGCGAGGCGTTCTCGCACGACCCGTTCGAGAAGCGCGTGGAGTCGACGTACGCGTTCGTGCGCGAGCTGCTGTCGCTCGTCGCGGCGCAGGGGCCGGCGATCGTCGCGCGTACGCGCCGCCCGGCGACGCCTAACGAGGGCGTGCTGCGCGCGCGTCTCACGACGTCGCCGCGCACCGGTCCGGTGATCGCCGAGGACGTCGTGCGGCTCGCCGACACGATGACGGTGACTGAGCCCGGCGTGCCGCGCGGCTACCGGCGCACGGGGCACTACCGGACGATCGACATGCCGATCTACGACCGGTTCGACCCGACGCTGCGCGCCGCGCTGCCGACGGGCGGCTGGGCACTCGGCGCCGACCAGGAGCGCGCGGTGCGCACGCTGCGGCTGCACGGCGTGCGCGTGGAGCGCGCCGATTCCGCGTCGGGCGACGTGGAGGCGCAGGTGTTCCGCACCGACTCCGTGGTGCGCGCCCCGCGGCCGTTCCAGGGGCACAACGAGGTGCGGCTGGAGGGGCAGTGGCGCACCGACCGTCGCCGCGTCGACGCCGGGGGCTTCTTCGTCCCCGCGGCGCAGCCCCTCGCGCTCGTGGCGCAGGAGCTGCTCGAGCCGCAGAGCGACGACGGGCTCGCGACGTGGAACCAGCTCGACCCGTTCCTGCGCGTGGGCGGGGACTTCCCGATCGTGCGGCTGGCGGGGGTGCCTAACGGGAAGCGGATGCCGGTGCCCTGA